The Ignavibacteriota bacterium region AGAATCAACATTAGCATGTTCCCACAATAAGCTCGGTAAAATTGAATCTCCGCCTGAAGTTACAAACCAATTATCAATTTCAGGTTGGCGATAAAAGAAGTTATTGCCAAGGTACAATGATATTGAATCCAATTTTGCTTTTGCATCTGCGAAATAATTCCATGTTGTAAAATATGAATCATAAACGTTGCTTGTTGTTTTACGACCAACAAAATGATAATTATAGAAAATATTATTGGCTTGAATCATTTCGTATGCACGCTGTTCGTGTCCGTTTACTGTTTGATTTACATATGTACAATGTAGTTCGTGAACTGTAGCATTAAGCCAGGGACCACTATTTGCAATCAATCGTCCTGAGTTGAATACTGTATTGTTTTCAAGTGTTACATCTGTACAAGCAACATCCATTCTTAATGGAAAACCGCCCCAAGGTGAATAACTTAATCTAACACCATTTAAGAAGACGCAGTTTGTAAGAGAAATTACGGACCCTTTAAATTGATTTCTAAATGCAAAATCCTGCCAGTCAACCGCGGCAACATTGTCTGCTACAAAGCCTTCTCCGCCAACATTTGCAACAAAAGTGCCAACAACAGCGCCATTGCTGTGCAACCCGCTTAGCATGAGGTTTTTAAGTGTAACTTTTCCCCCAGTACCAATTTCCATTAATTGTCTTGCAAGACCATCATCGCCAGGAGTATTAACCAATACCGGCGGATTTTCCGCTGAACCAATCCAATCTACTGCAGGACCCTGGATTGTAATATCCCAAGTTACATCTAGTCTTCCGTCAAATGCATATATCTTGCCAGTTTCAACTAAATAAACTCCAGGACCAGTAATTTGATCATTTACAAATTGGTTTGCATCCAAAGTTGTTTGAGCCATTAATGTTGTTCCAAATGCGATTAAAAACAACATAGATTGCATCATTTTTTTCATTCATTCCTCCCTTTTTATTTTAGGTATGTTTTATTTTTTTTAGTTATAAATAATTTTCAATACTGTTTTTAAATCTCCTTTTATTTTTTTAGGTAAAATTTTTAATAATTAAAATTCGTACTTTACTCCCAAATCAGTTGTCATCCCATAATATTCAACAGAATTTAATTTTTTCAAGACACTTATAAAACGGCGATCCGGTTCATTTGAAATATTATTCACATTTAAATAAACCTGTAACCCTTGCACCCATGGTAATTTTTGAATCGCAGTAAAATCCCATCGGTATGAAGCGTCGGTATAAGCATCTCTTTCGTCAAATGTCCTATCTACTGAAATTAAAACGTTATCTTGGAACACGAATGAAAGACGCGCAGAAAAATCACTGTAATCGTAACCAATTGTTGCATTGAGAATATCATTTGGTTGATCAGGCATACGACCTGCTCTTGATGAATCTATAAAAACAGTTTTAGCAAATGGTCCTGTTCCTATCTTCTTTGATGTTTGGAATGGGTAGCTAGTTTCTGAACTGATATGTGTATAATTAATGTTAAAAACTATTCCATGTAAGAAAGAAGGAAGATACCAAAAATGGGTCTGCCAATCTAATTCGAATCCGCGAATAAATGATGTTTGCTCCAAGTTAATCCATGTGTCAATTTGCGTGTCTTGAGTCTTGGTTAATAGCATCATATTATTGATAGTTGAAGCATCTTTTGTTTTAAAACTTGATGCTACTATTAAATTATCTACTTCTTTATAAAAGTAACCGGCTGTGAACAATCCAATTTTATTATCATATACCGAAGCGTAAACGTCATAATTTTGTGAAATTGCTGGTTTCAAATAAGGATTTCCAATGAATAAAGTTGGCGGATTATTAAAAGTATTCAGGTATCTATAAGGCGAAATCGCTCTGTAATCAGGATAAATTATGCTCTTTGTCGAAGCCAATCTAATATCTAGCCAATCAAGCGGCTTAATACGCACATGAAGTTGTGGAAACCAATTTTTTCCGTTAATGGTATTTATTGTATCAACATTTAATTTAGTACTTCTAAAATCAAAAGTATTCGGGCCATATCTTTCGGTAAAATATGCTGAATAATCAACATCAAAATTTTCATAACGAATACCGGGATACAAAGTAACATATCGTCCAATATTTAAATCGGTCTGAACATAAAATGCGGATAAATTTCTTGAATAATCATAATCATATTGCCTTGAAGGCTGTTCTTCAATTGGATAAGCTGAATAAATTATACCGTTGTCATTTACTGTATTGGCTTTCGCTAATCTTTCAAAAATTTTCATTCTATCTGTATTAGGTAAGTAAAAAAAGGTGTTGATACCTTCTTTTCCAGATAAAAAATCACCTACGTCATAATTTGCGTTTTCAAATAAAAAAGCTCGTATTCCTAAATTTCTATCTTCCGGAGCTAAGCCCAAATCTGTCCATACTGAATCCTCTAAAAGTTGAACAAATAATTCGCCAACATGAACTCGATCCGGAGTGTTGAACCATTGTGTTTCGTCGTTCTTTCTATTGTTGTGTACAAATTTTCCGCCAAATTTTAATGTTCCTGAAAGATAAGTAGAAAAATTATATGGAATTTTAAAATTTAATAGACCTTCTTGAGCAGATTCATTTACATCTCTTTTTAAAGTATTAAAATTTGTTACTCTCAAATTTTTACTAACAGAAATAGTATTTAAGAAAACATCCGGTTCTGATTCTCTAGCAATAAATCCCTGCGGAATTATTGTTCCTGTCTGCCCCTGTTCCGTACCAACATTCATGCGCAGATCTCCAGGTCTATATTGAGAAGAAACAGAATTTGAAATAGAAAAATCCATACCAATATTAGAAAATTCAAATTCGCCTTGAAGCGCATTATTAAATACAGTATTGCTTGCCTCACTTAAAGTAGCATAAGCTGAAAATGCACCGTTAGTATAGATGCCATTCCAAACTTCTTTTTGATTTTCTGATAAGTTGCTAATAAAATTATTCAGAAATAATTTACCAAACGGCAATTGATAATCAAGCACTAAACCGCCACCGGCTCTTTTTCTATTTGTAATTCTATCGGTAATTGTAGCATACTCAAGTTCCGTAAGCAGTAAATCACTTCCTTGTTCTGTCACAGTTGATCTATTTGTTATCCACGAAGCACTTAATACATCAGAATTTCTGTTAAAATTATCTAAGAAACCTGAAACTTGAACACCAAGTTTTTCATCGAAAAATCTATCGCTTATTAACCCGTTAATCCTATAATTACCGTAAGTATTTGCCATTGAACCGTAACCGCCTTGAGCGCCAAATCTACTATGAAATCCTTCGTCGGCACTTCCGATTTTTAAATTAACGGTTCCGCCAACTGCATCCGCGTCCATATCCGCCGTAAGAGCTTTAGTTACTTCAATTCCGGAAAGTACATTAGGAGCAATCATATTTAAATCAACGCTTCTGTCGTCACGGTCAGTGGACTGCATTCTAACGCCGTTCACTTGCATTACATTATATTTAGGTGATAATCCGCGGACGGTAACTTTTTGTCCTTCTCCTCCGCTTCTAACTATACTAATTCCGGGCAACCGCGCCACAGATTCCGCAGCATTAATATCAGGTATATCCTGAATACGATCAGCTGAAACTACGTTTTTTATTGTATTAGATGACAACTGCTGATTTATAGCTTCAATCTGTCCAACCGCTTGAGCTGAAACAAGAACTTCCTCACTTTCAACTGCAACATATTCAAGATCAACATCTAATTTAAGTGTTGAACCTGATTTAACATTTATTGCTATTTTCTTTTCCTTATAGCCGATATATTTAACTATCATATTGTAATCACCAGGTGGCACTTGTCTTATTACATATTCACCATCCAATGAAGAAGCAGCTCCAAAACTTGTTCCATCTAAAAAAACATTTGCACCGGGCAATGGATCACCGGACGCTTTGTCGTTTACGACTCCTATAATATTTCCGGATCTTTGTGCAAGTTGAAAACTGCTAATAAATATCAATAATAAGAATGAACGAAAAATTAAACTGCCGAAGTTGTTTAGATTAGTATTGAATGATTGCATAATTTCATTTCCATGTTTTTTTGCAAATAGTTATTAAGTTTTCTTTGTTCAATGTATTTTTAAGAAACAAAATTGAAATATTAACAAACTATAATTTTTATAAATTTTACCAAATTATAAATAAGACACTTTGTAACTTTAGACTTTGTAATTCGAATTAAGCACTATCTGAAAAGGAAATTGACTATTTACTATACCGATTTACTTATAGTTAAGTCAAATGATTAAACACTTTAAACCAATAATCAATTATTTTTACTAAAACGGTTTAGTTAAATACTGTTTTTAATTTTTAAAAGCAAGTTATTTTTTTAAAAAAGAATTTTAAAATGAATAAATATGCAGTTTGCAGTAATCTGAACAGTGATGAAAGATCTTAAATTCATTTTTAATTTTAGTCCAAAACTAATTTCTTTTTATTGTTTCATTGGAAATTATTGGCTTTGCCCAAATTCCAATGCTAAAGATGTATAGTAAAATTACGAAAATGAAAGACATCCCTGTTTTAAGACCAAAATTATCTCCAAGCCAACCAATGAATAGTTGAACAATTGCTCCGCCAATTATTGCAGTACACAAAATTCCGGCAAAAGAACCATGATGCTTATTTAAAGAATTAAGCGCTAATGAAAAAATAATTGACCACATTACTGAAATGGAAAACCCAACGGCGGGAAACGCAAAAAGTGAAATATCCGCACTACCTTCTAGCGCAAATGCCAAAAATATTATCGCCAAGACTGATGTAACAACCAAAATTTTTCGACTGTCAAATAATTTAAGTAAACCTAATCCTACTAAGCATCCTATTGACATCATTCCCCAAAACCATCCGACAATTGAAGCGCCCGTAGTTAAGGGATCAACGTTATGATAAGTATATAAGAATTTTGATATCCAAAATGAAACACCCTGTTCGGTACCAACATATGCAAATATCCCAATAAAAAATAATATTACTGTTTTGTTTTTAAATAGCTCTTTATGAATTTCCCAATTTCCGGTTATTTCGTCCTCTTTTCTTTCAACATTTGGAAATTTTGTAAAAAGTACTAAGGCGATCATAATTAATAGAATTATTGAAAATAAAATATATACCGAAACCCATGAAAGATCTACGGGAATAATTGTTGAAAATATTGATTTGATAAAATTATCTGAACTTTGCGCATTTAGATTAGAGATCAAATATGTCAAAATCATAGGTGAAATGAACGATGCGGCACCGAATAACAATTGAGCCAAAACTGAGTTAAACGCAAAATGTTCTTCGCCGCCGGAAACTCTTAATAATGGGTTTATTGCAACTTGAAGCATAGCCATTCCGGATCCCATAAGGAACAATGAAATCAAAAACACTAAATAATTTGGGAATAAGGAAAATAATAAGGAACCGATTAACGCTAATGAAAACGCCGCGATCATGGTATTTTTCTCTTTGAACTTTTCGACCAAAATGCCGGCAGGAATTGACATAACTCCATACGCAATGAAAAATGCAAATGGTAATAGTGAGGATAAGGTTAAACTCAGACTAAAGCTGTTAATCACATCTGGGTTTAAGGCACCCAGAATATTTGTAATGAAAGAAATCACAAAAAATGTAGACAATATTAATATAACAATGTAATTGTTTCTTTTCATTCTGAAATTCCCCCAAAAGTTAAATAAAAATATTACTTAATTAAAAAGGTTTTTGTACTATATCAAGTTTACCTTTTCTATTTTTAGACAAATTTAAATCAATACTTAATGTTCCTTTCCCAAGCATTTTATAATCAATTACTTTATTATTCCATTTTACTTCATAGTTAAAATTCGGGTTCATACAAACAACAAATGAAGCTGTTCTATTATTATTTTTAATTACAGATATATCTGCGCTGAAATTTGTGAATAATTTATCGAATTTTTTATTTTCAATCCAAACGTCAAACCCGGCGGAAAAGTTACCTGGCTGATAATATGCTGCAAACCAAATAACTACAGGCGAAGACAATGCACCGAATTCATGCCAGCCCGCACCTCTTCCGGTTTCAATTAAAAAATGCTCCATACAGTTATACGATGTTTCTACTTCATTCTTCCAAACATCCAAAGCCGTTTTTGCAATTTTAAACGCGAATTCCGATTCGCCAAGATCAAGCATAGTCTTCCAGAAAAACCATTGATGCGCCATCCAAACGGTCCCGTTCCAATAACCGTCAATTTTATAATACGGTGCTGATTGATCAACAGCTGAAAGTCCGACATTTGACCAAATATGTTTATCGGATTTTAATGAGGATAGTATTCTTTCTTTCTGACTATCATTACAAATTCCAGCAATTAATGGATAAGCTCCGTCGAAAGTCATATCATAGTTTATTTCATTATTGTACTTTAAAATATGATCTGGATTTCCATTTTCATCATGCACAACATAGCCAAAGTATCCGGTTTCATTATCCCATGAATACTTTTGAAGTGCTTTTGAAAATGTTTCAATATCGTTATCAAACTCTTTTACATCGTTTTTATAACCAAGTTTTTCCGCGGTCATTTTCAATATTTTTGCCGTTCTAATAACTTGCGATGAAGTAATTACTGGGGAAAGTGTTTTTTCCAATCCATTATCACGAACATATTTTTGCGGAGGCAAATCATCCCAACCTCCGGAATTATAAAAATAATCCCAAGTTTTTAAAAGATTTGATTTAAGGATCTTTGTCGATGAACTTCCAAG contains the following coding sequences:
- a CDS encoding MFS transporter — protein: MKRNNYIVILILSTFFVISFITNILGALNPDVINSFSLSLTLSSLLPFAFFIAYGVMSIPAGILVEKFKEKNTMIAAFSLALIGSLLFSLFPNYLVFLISLFLMGSGMAMLQVAINPLLRVSGGEEHFAFNSVLAQLLFGAASFISPMILTYLISNLNAQSSDNFIKSIFSTIIPVDLSWVSVYILFSIILLIMIALVLFTKFPNVERKEDEITGNWEIHKELFKNKTVILFFIGIFAYVGTEQGVSFWISKFLYTYHNVDPLTTGASIVGWFWGMMSIGCLVGLGLLKLFDSRKILVVTSVLAIIFLAFALEGSADISLFAFPAVGFSISVMWSIIFSLALNSLNKHHGSFAGILCTAIIGGAIVQLFIGWLGDNFGLKTGMSFIFVILLYIFSIGIWAKPIISNETIKRN
- a CDS encoding T9SS type A sorting domain-containing protein, coding for MKKMMQSMLFLIAFGTTLMAQTTLDANQFVNDQITGPGVYLVETGKIYAFDGRLDVTWDITIQGPAVDWIGSAENPPVLVNTPGDDGLARQLMEIGTGGKVTLKNLMLSGLHSNGAVVGTFVANVGGEGFVADNVAAVDWQDFAFRNQFKGSVISLTNCVFLNGVRLSYSPWGGFPLRMDVACTDVTLENNTVFNSGRLIANSGPWLNATVHELHCTYVNQTVNGHEQRAYEMIQANNIFYNYHFVGRKTTSNVYDSYFTTWNYFADAKAKLDSISLYLGNNFFYRQPEIDNWFVTSGGDSILPSLLWEHANVDSFVTIDNNYKIGTNYAEFEIGFNNYPDILAKQIQFLDEYWYSAHRGTDWPDWRVPSPVVWDTTTGIPSIAAWPPAMDLSYTNTYLQKAGTDGLPLGDLNWFPSKKAEFLTNKTAIIASLRDSIANAKALYVPGSATPMITPNMVSVKQEGSVIPQDYYLSNNYPNPFNPSTKITFGIPEQANVTVSVYNVLGQKVFEMTEHNLAAGSHSFNFDASKLSSGIYVYSISTINAAGQKFAASKKMMFLK
- a CDS encoding TonB-dependent receptor, with amino-acid sequence MQSFNTNLNNFGSLIFRSFLLLIFISSFQLAQRSGNIIGVVNDKASGDPLPGANVFLDGTSFGAASSLDGEYVIRQVPPGDYNMIVKYIGYKEKKIAINVKSGSTLKLDVDLEYVAVESEEVLVSAQAVGQIEAINQQLSSNTIKNVVSADRIQDIPDINAAESVARLPGISIVRSGGEGQKVTVRGLSPKYNVMQVNGVRMQSTDRDDRSVDLNMIAPNVLSGIEVTKALTADMDADAVGGTVNLKIGSADEGFHSRFGAQGGYGSMANTYGNYRINGLISDRFFDEKLGVQVSGFLDNFNRNSDVLSASWITNRSTVTEQGSDLLLTELEYATITDRITNRKRAGGGLVLDYQLPFGKLFLNNFISNLSENQKEVWNGIYTNGAFSAYATLSEASNTVFNNALQGEFEFSNIGMDFSISNSVSSQYRPGDLRMNVGTEQGQTGTIIPQGFIARESEPDVFLNTISVSKNLRVTNFNTLKRDVNESAQEGLLNFKIPYNFSTYLSGTLKFGGKFVHNNRKNDETQWFNTPDRVHVGELFVQLLEDSVWTDLGLAPEDRNLGIRAFLFENANYDVGDFLSGKEGINTFFYLPNTDRMKIFERLAKANTVNDNGIIYSAYPIEEQPSRQYDYDYSRNLSAFYVQTDLNIGRYVTLYPGIRYENFDVDYSAYFTERYGPNTFDFRSTKLNVDTINTINGKNWFPQLHVRIKPLDWLDIRLASTKSIIYPDYRAISPYRYLNTFNNPPTLFIGNPYLKPAISQNYDVYASVYDNKIGLFTAGYFYKEVDNLIVASSFKTKDASTINNMMLLTKTQDTQIDTWINLEQTSFIRGFELDWQTHFWYLPSFLHGIVFNINYTHISSETSYPFQTSKKIGTGPFAKTVFIDSSRAGRMPDQPNDILNATIGYDYSDFSARLSFVFQDNVLISVDRTFDERDAYTDASYRWDFTAIQKLPWVQGLQVYLNVNNISNEPDRRFISVLKKLNSVEYYGMTTDLGVKYEF